Part of the Sander lucioperca isolate FBNREF2018 chromosome 1, SLUC_FBN_1.2, whole genome shotgun sequence genome is shown below.
CTGCACGTTAATGATGCCCACCTCTGTACCAGGTAGGGTATCTTCTGGCATGGGATTTGTCAGTGACTTTAGGAACGTAACAGGCGCATTGTCATTGACATCTGTGATATCAATTATTAATGTAGAAGATGACACTAATCCAAGACCATCTTTGGCTGTAATTTGCATTTCATAGGCGGACAACTCCTCATAATCTATTGATCCACTTACCTTCACTTCACCAGTTGCCTGATCAAGAGAAAACAAGTTATTACTTTCATCTGAAATGTGATCAAATTCATATGTCACCTCTCCATTGATTCCCTCGTCTGCATCAGTAGCACTCACTGTGACCACTACAGATTCTAAAGGAGAGTTTTCGGCAAGACTGGTTTTATAAACTGCCTGGCTGAACACTGGAGCGTTATCATTAGCATCCAGTACAATAACGTGAATAACTGCAGTACCTGATCTCTGAGGGGAGCCTCCGTCTGTTGCCACAAGCACAACCATTAGCTCCTGCTGTTGTTCTCTATCCAGCTCCTTCTCTAAAACTAACTCACTGTATTTTCCTCCTCCGCTTTTTGCAATAACATTCAACCTGAAGTTTTCATTTTCCTCGATACTATAGCCCTGGATGGCGTTTTGTCCGACATCTGCATCGTGGGCCTCGTCTAGACGGAAGCGACTTCCTTTAATAGCCGATTCGCTAATTTCAAATTTTATTGTATTCTTTTTAAACTGTGGCGAATTATCGTTGATATCTTGAACATGAACACTAATGCGATGCAGCTCTAAAGGGTTCTCTAAAACAAGCTCCTGTTTTAAAACGCAAGATGCCTTTTTACCACAAAGACCCTCTCTGTCAATCCTGTCGGCAACGATAATATCTCCAGTACTGAGATTAATGTCACAATACCGTTTGCTGTTTCCGTCTGCATCAATACGAGCCTTTCGGGCAGTCAGTTTGCCCACTTCAAGTCCAATATCTTTCGCTATATTTCCAACAATTGAACCGCGTTTCATCTCCTCTGGAAAAGAATAGGACACATCTCCGGTGACGGTTTGCAGCGCTAGGATAAATACTCCCAAAGAGGTGACCAGGCCGAGCACGGAAAATGCTTCGTGCCCCATTTTCCTGCAAGACCAGTGGCAAATCCACAAAACCTAATagttgtaaaataaaaacagccagTCCGATTATAGATGGTACAATTTTGCTGCTTTCACCAACAGACAATCTATCCTGATTTAGAAATGTACAGGCGTGTCGGGTAACACAGTACTATTAAGTAAAGCTGGTGGACAGCGACACTGTGAGCAAATCCTCTGCATTACAAGATATTTGAATATTTGAGTACTATCAAGAGAAAGATAAAAACAGCAAAGTCCAGCTTGCAGCCAGATccaaacataaataaatgaccAATAACAACGTAGAggggagttttctgttgtaaatGCCAGCATGTCTTTACCTCCGTAAGATGATTTAATTGCACAGCAGTGATGAGACTGGGGATCTGGAAGGTTTGGGCtggtttcagcaccatggatagATACCACGGTATAATGTAACGCGCAGTATGGAACATGGCCCATATTTATCACGAGTCTCAGAGACGTACCAAACTGCAAAATTAAAACGGTGGTGTTATTTCTGAGCGTGATATACGTGATAAAAGCACTAGTATTCCATCTTTTCTTTAAGAGAAATTGTGTTCAACATTCGGCTATGACCAATAGGGAGCCGAGGAATATAATGGATCTTTGAAAATCTATACTGGTTTTGTTTGCAAATCCTTATTCATTTATGACTGCTTCTTGATCTATTTCCCCACCACTGTATAGGTAATGGAAGAATGCAGTTTTCACGCGAACTACTGGTCTCCAAGAATAGTTATCGGCGCTGACTGCACATCGTTTTGATAAATTCTGCGTACCAGTTACAATACCACAACGACAGGCTTCAATGTGAAACTATTCTAATGGACCGATTCACATTAAAGGGTAAAGTTGGGCTAAGAAATGTAGGAAGCACTGTGACGTTCATATATAATATTGAAAAGTCAGGTAAGCATGTCAATGATTACAGACGTGTAACTGTAAATGTTTGGGTGTAATTGTGGGATTCAATTCGTCGGATAATGCAAAAACAATGTTCAACCCAAGAAGcatttttacagaaaaacaaatgttttgtgtgttgttttttggaAGTATAAACAATTAAGTTTTGAAAGTATTAAAAATGCAAGTTAGGCTCACCCCACCCCATTAAGTAACTACTAACTAAAGAATACTTAGTGGTGTTCAAGTATTGTAATGAAAGCTGATTTAACATTGTTTGGGTGtaaaaactccacacagaaggAGGGATTTGACATCGCCTCATAACATGCACATGAGCCTACCTCTAGAGGCTCCAAAGAATCTTCAAACGCGTCAGCAAAGTCTGATGGACTTTTCCTCAGAGTCTGGTCAGCAGGCAGTGTGTTGTCATTGTAAGACGTCACGAACTTAAAGTCACTGGTTCTAGAACCTGTTGTCAGGTAGGCGTCATAATTGTAAGCGCTGCGTAAAGTCCCTGTGCCGTCAACATCTGCGTAATTAGGAGGGAGATAAGCGCTGGGGATGGCAACTGCTCCATCAAACAACAGTCTGGGCTTTCTCCTGCGACAAAACCTCACAcccaggatgatgatgatgaaggtcAGAAAAAAGGTGGACACAGACACCAGCGCGATGATCAGATAAGAGGTCAGTTTGGAGTTCTTCTCATCATAAGAAATATCCTTCAGTTCTGGCACCTCAGCCAAGTTATCAGAAATAAGTAAATACATGGAACAGGTGGCAGATAGAGAGGGCTGTCCGTTATCTTTCACTGCCACAATAAGGTTCTGTTTCATGCTGTCAGACTCAGAAATGTCCCGCTGTGTCCTGATCTCTCCGCTGTGGAGACCAATAGTGAAAAGTCCCGGATCAGTGGATTTGACTATATGATAGGACAGCCAGGCGTTCTGTCCGGAGTCCGCGTCCACCGCTATCACTTTGGACACCAGAGAGCCTCCGTGTGCAGCTTTGGGGACCAGCTCGGTCATGAAGGAGTTGCCCTCCGGGGCGGGGTACAGTATCTGAGGAGAGTTGTCATTCACATCCGATATGAAGACACTGACGGTCACGTTGCTGCTGAGCGGAGGAGAACCGTTGTCTCTGGCCATCACGTGGACTTTAAAACTCCTGAACTGTTCATAATCAAACGACCTCACAGCGTGGATCACCCCCGTGTCTCCGTTAACAGATAGATAGGAGGACACCGGGGCACCGTTCACCTCACCGGGTAACAGAGAATAAATCACTGTACCGTTTTGTCTCCAGTCGGAGTCTCGAGCAGTAACGGAACATAAAGTGGAGCCAGGTTTGTTATTTTCAGTCACATATGCGCTGTAGGACTGTTCCTCAAACACAGGTGGGTTGTCGTTGATGTCTGCTACAGATAACTGAACAGTTTTAGAGGAGGACAGAGGTGGAGAGCCCTCGTCAGTGGCAGTGATTGTAATGTTGTAATCAGACACTAGTTCACGGTCCAGTTGTCCTGTGGTCACCAGAGAATAATAGTTTTTAATAGAAGGAACCAACTTAAAAGGGACGCCTTGCTGAATGGAGCAGCGGACCTGTCCGTTATTCTCAGAGTCTCTATCCTGCACGTTAATGATGCCCACCTCTGTACCAGGTGACACGTTCTCTGCTATTGGGTTCATCAGGGATTTCATATAGACAACTGGAGCGTTGTCATTTACATCAGTGATTTCAATCACTACTTTGGAATCCGATGAAAGTCCATAACCATCTTTGGCATCGATGCGCATTTCATATTTAGAATTACTCTCGAAATCAACCTGTCctatgacttttatttctcCAGTTTTACTGTTCAGTGAGAAAACCTTTTTAGCCCTATCTGATATGCGGCTAAATTCATATGTCACATCCCCGTTAACTCCCTCGTCTGCATCAGTAGCACTTACACTGACGACTACAGTATCAAGAGCAGAGTTTTCAGGTAGACTGCCTTTGTAAAAGGCTTGCTCAAACACTGGGGCGTTATCATTAGCGTCCAAAACAGTAACATGGATGTTAGCAGTTCCTGATCTTTGTGGATTGCCACCATCGACGGCAATCATCACGAAATTTAAATCGTGTTCTTTTTCACGGTCTAGCTCTTTATCTAAGACTAACTCGACGTTCTTAGACCCATCTGCATCGTCTCGAACAGATAAAACGAAGTGTTCATTCTTTTGTAAACTGTATTGTTTAACCGTATTTTGTCCAATGTCAGCGTCATGTGCTTCGTTAACACGATATCGAGCTCCTTTGTCGGCAGATTCTCTTATTTCCAGTTTAATTGTATCCTTTGGAAAAACGGGTGAATTGTCGTTTACATCCTGGATGAGCAGTGAAATACGGTGCAGCTCCAACGGGCTCTCAAGGACTAATTCAAATTTAAGCATACATGAAACCTTCTCCCCACACAGCTCCTCTCTGTCAATCCTTTCCCTGATGATAACGTTTCCCGTTTTTAGATCAACATCGCAGAAGTACGCATAGCTTTCCTCAGTATCGATACGGGCTTTACGAATGAACAATTTTCCTACTTCCAGCCCGAGGTCCTTAACAATATTTCCAACAATGGATCCTGGTCTCATCTCCTCCGGAACAGAATAGCTGAGGTCTGCAGTGGTGATGTGGACAAAGACGGCAAAGCCGCACACAAAGCTCAACAACGATTGTCCTTTGAGATCCATTGTTTCTCCCGGAAGAAGATATGGACACGCAAATTCCCCTTGTTGCTGATAAAATTCAAAAGTAATGGTGAAATTAAGACCGCCGCACATACAACAATGGCAGCTCTGGTTATAATGCTTGAATTACTCCTTTTGCAGTGGGTGGAGATATGAACCTCCTCATATCTGCAAGTGAGCAGCGACGCCGTGAGTTTATTTGGAATATTACAAAAAACAACTACTAACCCAGCATAAGATACCACAGTTGCTGCCATGATCGACACTGCAATATCATTTTTCAGTGTTCAGACGCAAAGTGAAATTGTTTACTGGGATGTTTAGGGTTTGGTGTATAGGCGCATAAAGACAAAACACtattcagcaccatggacagcgtcTGAACGGCGAGAAGTCGACCCAAAGCGTTCCCTAATTTGACATTTCTGTTCTTAAAGTATAAATAATAGGGTAATAGGGACTGATCGTTGAACATAAAATAGAATTATGGGGTGTGTAAGTGGTGGGTAGAAATACAACGTTAATAAACTGGCAATGGCAAAAACGTGTTTCAATTTGAAATATCGAGGCCTGCAAAatatttttatcttattttcgCATTTATTCAATATATAGGaggctgttttattttatatgtgCATCAGTCGGTTAACAATACATACATGTAACTTAGAATTCCAATAGGCATGTGTAATAGTTAGGTAATGTCTTAGGGTAACAGAACGCGAAGTAAGCTTCATATTTATTGAACAagcattttgtttttccatCAATTAAGAATATGTAAGACATGATCAAAGTTTACAATCAGTATCACATTTACAACAGTTGtttgaaatgtaataaaatgtgtCGCTTAAGCACTCATGTTTGGTCAGCTTATATTTCTAAAAAGAACTACATATACAAATTAAAACTTTGAATAATGCTACTTTAAACGTTGATGGGAGGAAAGGTACAAATAGTAGCGTGTCCAAAAGCAACtacatttgtttgaaaaataatGTCTTTAGCTAAAATGTAACCGCTGATATTTAAATGACTACATAGGTCCTAATTACACGTTGAAATATAGTCATTGATatatgtaaaaacaaataaattagaACTTGACACAAATACCATATTTAACACCAAATGACTAAATTAATGCCTTATTTCCCTTCAATTGAAAAACATACAATTCAGATAATGTAAATAAGCGGTATTAAATCACAATTAAGCACTGGAAGAAAAGTGTAAAAGCAAAGCCTTTTCACGTCATAAATATGGATTGTTATgccaaaaacaaactgcatacAAAAAACGCATCCGACTGCTCGTGGCTAATTTGATAGAATGCATAGAAGTTGACTGGAAGTGCATGGCGACACTAATGGGAGGTCACACTCAACGTTACATTTTAGATACAACGATATATGAGGCCTACCTCCAGTGAATCCTGTGATGCTCCAAACGCATCAGCAAAGTCTGATGGACTTTTCCTCAGAGTCTGGTCAGCAGGCAGTGTGTTGTCATTGTAAGACGTCACGAACTTAAAGTCACTGGTTCTAGAACCTGTTGTCAGGTAGGCGTCATAATTGTAAGCGCTGCGTAAAGTTCCTGTGCCGTCAACATCTGCGTAATTAGGAGGGAGATAAGCGCTGGGGATGGCAACTGCTCCATCAAACAACAGTCTGGGCTTTCTCCTGCGACAAAACCTCACACCCAGGATGATGATAATGAAGGTCAGAAAAAAGGTGGACACAGACACCAGCGCGATGATCAGATAAGAGGTCAGTTTGGAGTTCTTCTCATCATAAGAAATATCCTTCAGTTCTGGCACCTCAGCCAAGTTATCAGAAATTAGTAAATACATGGAACaggtggcagagagagagggctgTCCGTTATCTTTCACTGCCACAATAAGGTTCTGTTTCATGCTGTCAGACTCAGAAATGTCCCGCTGTGTCCTGATCTCTCCGCTGTGGAGACCAATAGTGAAAAGTCCCGGATCAGTGGATTTGACTATATGATAGGACAGCCAGGCGTTCTGTCCGGAGTCCGCGTCCACCGCTATCACTTTGGACACCAGAGAGCCTCCGTGTGCAGCTTTGGGGACCAGCTCGGTCATGAAGTAGTTACCCTCCGGAGCGGGGTACAGTATCTGAGGAGAGTTGTCATTCACATCCGATATGAAGACACTGACGGTCACGTTGCTGCTGAGCGGAGGAGAACCGTTGTCTCTGGCCATCACGTGGACTTTAAAACTCCTGAACTGTTCATAATCAAACGACCTCACAGCGTGGATCACCCCCGTGTCTCCGTTAACAGATAGATAGGAGGACACCGGGGCACCGTTCACCTCAACGGGTAACAGAGAATAAATCACTGTACCGTTTTGTCTCCAGTCGGGGTCTCGGGCAGTAACGGAACATAAAGTGGAGCCAGGTTTGTTATTTTCAGTCACATATGCGCTGTAGGACTGTTCCTCAAACACAGGTGGGTTGTCGTTGATGTCTGCTACAGATAACTGAACAGTTTTAGAGGAGGACAGAGGTGGAGAGCCCTCGTCAGTGGCAGTGATTGTAATGTTGTAATCAGACACTAGTTCACGGTCCAGTTGTCCTGTGGTCACCAGAGAATAATAGTTTTTAATAGAAGGAACCAACTTAAAAGGGACGCCTTGCTGAATGGAGCAGCGGACCTGTCTGTTATTCTCAGAGTCTCTATCCTGCACGTTAATGATGCCCACCTCTGTACCAGGTGACACGTTCTCAGGTACGGTGTTAGTCAAAGATTTTAAATTGATTTCAGGTGGGTTGTCGTTTACATCTGAGATTTCAATTATCACTTTGGAATCTGAGGTAAGCCCATATCCATCTTTAGCGTCTACGCGCATTTCATATATTGACACTTTCTCGAAATCCAAAGGCcctattattttaatttctccTGTATTGTGATTTAAAGCAAATACTCTTCTCCCCGTTTCCGAAATACGACTTAATTCATAAGTCACGTCGCCATTTAAACCTTCATCTGCATCAGTTGCAACCACTGTAACCACTACAGTATCTAAAGGAGAGTTTTCAGGCAGAATGGCGTTATACACTGTCTGGCTAAACACTGGGGCGTTATCATTAGCATCCAGGACAGTCACATGGACAGTTGCAGTGCCAGTTCTTTGAGGACTGCCTCCATCTAGTGCTGTGAGCAATAATCTCAATTCATGCTGTTCCTCGCGGTCTAATTCCTTATTCAACACTAGCTCTGCAAATTTACCCCCATCTGATTTTGACTGAATTTTCAACACTAAATAATTGTTCGCCTGCAATGCATAACTTTGAACAGCGTTTTGCCCGATATCTATATCGTGTGCCTCCAAAACACGGAAGCGAGATCCTTTCACAGCCAATTCATTAATTTCTATCTTGATTTCATCTTTGGTAAAAACAGGCGGATTGTCGTTGATATCCTGTATTTGTAGTGAAATTCGGTGCAACTCTAGAGGTGCCTCTAAGATTAAATCAAATGTAAGGATACACGATGCCTTTTCGCCGCAAAGCGCCTCTCTGTCAATTCTTTTAGCCACAGTCAAATCTCCAGTGTTAAGATTGATGTCACAGTACAGTTCACGGTTCAGCTCGCTGTCAATGCGGGCCT
Proteins encoded:
- the LOC116052667 gene encoding protocadherin beta-15-like, whose amino-acid sequence is MCGGLNFTITFEFYQQQGEFACPYLLPGETMDLKGQSLLSFVCGFAVFVHITTADLSYSVPEEMRPGSIVGNIVKDLGLEVGKLFIRKARIDTEESYAYFCDVDLKTGNVIIRERIDREELCGEKVSCMLKFELVLESPLELHRISLLIQDVNDNSPVFPKDTIKLEIRESADKGARYRVNEAHDADIGQNTVKQYSLQKNEHFVLSVRDDADGSKNVELVLDKELDREKEHDLNFVMIAVDGGNPQRSGTANIHVTVLDANDNAPVFEQAFYKGSLPENSALDTVVVSVSATDADEGVNGDVTYEFSRISDRAKKVFSLNSKTGEIKVIGQVDFESNSKYEMRIDAKDGYGLSSDSKVVIEITDVNDNAPVVYMKSLMNPIAENVSPGTEVGIINVQDRDSENNGQVRCSIQQGVPFKLVPSIKNYYSLVTTGQLDRELVSDYNITITATDEGSPPLSSSKTVQLSVADINDNPPVFEEQSYSAYVTENNKPGSTLCSVTARDSDWRQNGTVIYSLLPGEVNGAPVSSYLSVNGDTGVIHAVRSFDYEQFRSFKVHVMARDNGSPPLSSNVTVSVFISDVNDNSPQILYPAPEGNSFMTELVPKAAHGGSLVSKVIAVDADSGQNAWLSYHIVKSTDPGLFTIGLHSGEIRTQRDISESDSMKQNLIVAVKDNGQPSLSATCSMYLLISDNLAEVPELKDISYDEKNSKLTSYLIIALVSVSTFFLTFIIIILGVRFCRRRKPRLLFDGAVAIPSAYLPPNYADVDGTGTLRSAYNYDAYLTTGSRTSDFKFVTSYNDNTLPADQTLRKSPSDFADAFEDSLEPLEVGSCACYEAMSNPSFCVEFLHPNNVKSAFITILEHH